In Hyphomicrobiaceae bacterium, one DNA window encodes the following:
- a CDS encoding DUF1929 domain-containing protein produces the protein MGIGVWSDVFNWPVIGIQSILTPDGRVLSFGTNQLGKQGGMHIFDVWDPVTNTHLTLEHTVHTDLFCSAAIIVPETGEILIAGGDTRPLGTINGGVADTNSFDYTTNSLMPSPTGDLSYARWYPTEITLSNGKILALGGRDGDLKGVATPEIYTPGVGWDTLNGATTKLFAEGWFYPQAWLASDGRVVALTYSPTGKASTVVTIDPSGDGRILSTTAMPFKKFTDAAGVMFAEDKILTLGNNNSTWIVDISGAQPKFTQVAAPRGGHSWSNMILLADGTVMVSGGSAVNNKLQGITYEVALWHPDTQAWTYGDSATVPRLYHSSTLLLPDATVLSLGGGAPGPLTNLNGEIYRPDYLFNADGSAATRPVILDAPDKVEQRQDFTVSVDNPSSITKLTLVKNGSTTHSTNSDSRIINLDFTVGSDGLLHVNPPDNANVLAPGYWMLFAFNNKGTPSVASIINVEPGGEMFVSQADTFVTLNGSAWFNNATNIFTLTGNAPNQTGDVMSNSALDLSQDFTINAGFRFGAKEAGTGGIAFVLQHDPIKGDAIGGNGAHLGAYGITNGIGIEFDVSNEGQKFRDIGADHTGFFDTDAALNQRQIGTVTSLGNIEDGKWHNVQISWDATTKTLSYTVDGQVMGTLQRDLAAQYFGGANHAYFGFTAASGAVGNAQQVRIYNSDVAYVDSHVPSHHSMGSMGTMTHTTFDVAEMADLITLSGGARYDSNTNIVMLTSDATKQLGGAMSDMQIDVSHDFAFDFDVYLGTRANGGDGMSFVIHNDPVQSRALGDKGNSLGAEGIRNGLALEIDTYNNGARAGDIAADHMQLVDTDAKGAARFVTKPGWLGEVEDGFWHKINVTWDADTKTLSYSIDGRTVGTIQKDLATAFLGGSNLAYFGFTASTGGATNLQEVRLNEVTGTFEPLTVNHDDTTHMHGAPAFNMIGSAGYNRTGGAVQLTPDKAKQAGGIMSESRIDITHDFDIKFDVFLGNKDWFGSDGIAFVLHNDARGSDAIGNGGANFGAGGIKNGLAIEFDTYNNGALFGDIGADHTNFFDTDAALAQRGITAAHNLGNIEDGRWHAVEMSWNATTHTLSYTFDGAAAGTLTEDIAAAYFGSSNLVHFGVTGATGGLSNLQQVRFASVDAILV, from the coding sequence ATGGGTATCGGAGTTTGGAGTGACGTTTTCAATTGGCCGGTCATCGGCATTCAATCTATTCTCACTCCCGATGGACGCGTTCTGAGTTTCGGAACGAACCAGCTCGGGAAACAAGGGGGCATGCACATCTTCGATGTGTGGGATCCTGTCACCAATACGCATCTCACTCTCGAACACACGGTCCATACCGATCTGTTCTGCTCGGCGGCTATTATCGTTCCGGAAACGGGAGAAATTCTAATTGCCGGTGGCGACACAAGGCCTCTCGGCACCATCAACGGCGGCGTGGCCGACACCAATTCGTTCGACTACACCACCAATTCGCTCATGCCGTCTCCAACCGGCGATTTGTCCTACGCACGCTGGTATCCGACCGAGATCACGCTCTCCAATGGTAAGATTTTGGCGCTCGGTGGCCGAGACGGTGATCTCAAAGGCGTCGCTACGCCCGAGATCTACACACCTGGCGTAGGTTGGGACACCCTGAATGGCGCCACCACAAAGCTGTTTGCGGAAGGTTGGTTTTATCCGCAGGCTTGGCTCGCCAGCGATGGGCGCGTTGTTGCTCTGACTTATTCCCCTACGGGAAAAGCCAGCACGGTCGTCACGATTGATCCGTCTGGCGACGGGCGTATCCTCTCGACGACGGCGATGCCCTTCAAGAAATTTACGGATGCCGCCGGTGTAATGTTTGCTGAGGATAAAATCCTCACACTCGGCAACAACAACAGCACCTGGATTGTAGACATCAGCGGCGCACAGCCAAAATTCACGCAGGTAGCAGCACCGCGCGGCGGTCATTCTTGGTCAAACATGATCCTGCTCGCCGACGGCACGGTGATGGTGTCGGGCGGCAGCGCGGTCAACAATAAGCTCCAGGGCATCACGTATGAGGTCGCGCTCTGGCATCCTGACACACAGGCCTGGACGTACGGTGATTCCGCCACTGTCCCCCGCCTCTATCACTCTTCGACGCTCCTGCTGCCCGACGCAACTGTGCTATCACTCGGCGGTGGCGCACCAGGTCCCCTCACGAATCTCAATGGCGAGATCTACAGGCCCGACTATCTCTTTAACGCAGATGGCTCAGCCGCAACCCGCCCCGTAATCCTCGATGCGCCCGACAAGGTCGAGCAACGCCAGGACTTTACCGTCAGCGTTGACAATCCATCCTCGATCACAAAACTCACCCTTGTGAAGAACGGTAGCACGACGCATTCGACCAACTCCGACAGCCGGATCATCAACTTGGATTTCACCGTTGGTTCCGACGGCTTGCTCCATGTCAATCCTCCTGACAACGCAAACGTGCTGGCGCCCGGGTACTGGATGCTGTTTGCTTTCAATAACAAAGGAACGCCGTCTGTTGCTTCGATCATTAACGTCGAACCCGGCGGTGAGATGTTCGTATCTCAGGCTGATACGTTCGTGACTCTGAACGGTAGCGCGTGGTTCAACAATGCGACCAATATTTTCACCTTGACTGGCAACGCACCGAACCAGACCGGCGACGTCATGTCAAATTCGGCACTCGATCTCAGCCAGGATTTCACGATCAACGCCGGCTTCCGCTTTGGAGCTAAAGAGGCCGGAACAGGCGGCATTGCCTTCGTGCTCCAGCACGACCCCATCAAGGGCGACGCCATTGGTGGAAACGGCGCGCATCTGGGCGCCTACGGAATAACCAACGGTATTGGCATCGAGTTCGATGTGTCGAACGAGGGACAGAAGTTCCGCGACATTGGGGCAGATCATACCGGCTTCTTCGACACCGATGCGGCCCTCAACCAACGCCAGATCGGCACTGTGACCAGCCTGGGCAATATTGAAGACGGCAAATGGCACAATGTCCAAATCAGTTGGGACGCCACGACCAAAACCTTGAGCTACACGGTCGATGGGCAGGTTATGGGAACACTCCAGCGAGATCTTGCAGCACAGTATTTCGGCGGCGCAAACCATGCCTATTTCGGCTTCACGGCCGCATCCGGCGCGGTGGGCAATGCTCAGCAGGTCCGCATTTACAATAGCGACGTCGCCTACGTCGACTCCCATGTCCCCAGCCACCACAGCATGGGGTCAATGGGCACCATGACCCACACGACCTTTGATGTTGCGGAGATGGCCGACCTCATTACGCTTTCGGGCGGTGCGCGCTATGACTCCAATACAAACATTGTCATGCTCACCTCTGACGCGACCAAGCAACTCGGCGGTGCGATGAGCGACATGCAAATCGACGTGTCGCACGATTTCGCATTTGATTTCGATGTCTACCTTGGCACGCGTGCTAACGGCGGCGACGGAATGTCCTTCGTCATCCACAACGATCCGGTACAATCGCGCGCGCTCGGAGACAAGGGCAATTCTTTGGGCGCCGAAGGGATCCGTAACGGTCTCGCTCTGGAAATCGACACGTACAACAACGGCGCGCGAGCCGGTGATATCGCAGCAGACCATATGCAGCTCGTTGACACCGACGCCAAAGGGGCAGCCCGCTTCGTTACGAAACCTGGCTGGCTTGGCGAGGTCGAGGATGGCTTCTGGCACAAGATCAACGTAACCTGGGATGCCGACACCAAGACTCTGAGCTACAGTATTGACGGACGCACTGTCGGGACAATCCAGAAAGACCTCGCCACGGCATTCCTGGGCGGCTCTAACTTGGCGTACTTCGGCTTTACCGCTTCGACCGGAGGCGCAACCAATCTACAGGAAGTCCGCCTGAACGAGGTCACAGGCACGTTCGAGCCTCTTACAGTCAATCATGATGATACCACTCACATGCACGGCGCACCGGCATTCAACATGATCGGTTCGGCTGGCTACAACCGGACAGGTGGTGCTGTTCAGCTCACACCCGACAAAGCCAAGCAAGCGGGCGGCATCATGTCAGAATCCCGCATCGATATTACGCACGATTTCGACATCAAGTTCGACGTGTTCTTGGGCAACAAGGACTGGTTCGGCTCTGACGGCATCGCTTTTGTTCTGCACAATGACGCCCGCGGTAGCGATGCAATCGGCAACGGCGGTGCCAATTTTGGTGCCGGCGGTATCAAGAACGGTCTTGCCATCGAGTTCGACACTTATAACAACGGAGCTCTGTTCGGCGACATCGGGGCTGATCACACCAACTTCTTTGATACCGACGCAGCCTTGGCTCAGCGTGGGATCACCGCTGCACACAATCTTGGCAATATCGAAGATGGCCGCTGGCACGCGGTAGAAATGAGTTGGAATGCAACGACGCATACCCTGTCCTACACCTTCGACGGTGCTGCAGCCGGCACGCTCACCGAGGACATCGCAGCGGCCTATTTCGGTTCATCAAACCTCGTCCACTTCGGGGTCACGGGTGCGACCGGCGGACTGTCAAATCTGCAGCAGGTTCGATTTGCTTCGGTGGACGCGATCCTGGTCTAA
- the ppk2 gene encoding polyphosphate kinase 2, protein MDETEKTNGADQPLETQPPSGSGTIANTSAPPAAEANPALEPTMTPARMRHDPDAIRHAFESGEYPYHSRMSAKVYEAAMEDLQVELLKAQSWVKDSGERIIVLFEGRDAAGKGGTIKRFMEHLNPRGARVVALEKPTEREKTQWYFQRYIENLPAGGEIVFFDRSWYNRAGVERVMGFCSPNDYLEFMRQCPELERMLVRTGTRLFKYWFSVTREEQLRRFKSREHDPLKQWKLSPIDKASLDKWDDYTEAKEAMFFYTDTADAPWTIVKSDDKKRARLGCMQHFLSSLSYPRKNSKIVTGPDPLIVGSTSHVIGRDESILGKTLHPEKRRGSHKR, encoded by the coding sequence ATGGACGAAACGGAGAAAACCAACGGCGCGGACCAGCCGCTAGAGACGCAGCCGCCCTCCGGATCAGGGACTATTGCGAACACTTCAGCCCCGCCGGCGGCCGAAGCAAATCCTGCTCTCGAGCCGACTATGACGCCAGCGCGCATGCGTCATGACCCCGATGCCATTCGGCATGCATTTGAATCGGGAGAATATCCCTACCATTCCCGCATGTCGGCCAAGGTCTACGAAGCGGCGATGGAAGATCTCCAAGTCGAACTTTTAAAGGCGCAGAGCTGGGTGAAGGATAGTGGCGAGCGGATCATCGTTCTGTTTGAGGGCCGAGATGCAGCGGGAAAAGGCGGCACCATTAAGCGCTTCATGGAACATCTCAATCCACGCGGCGCGCGTGTTGTTGCACTTGAAAAACCGACTGAGCGCGAGAAAACGCAGTGGTATTTCCAGCGCTATATAGAAAATCTTCCCGCCGGAGGCGAAATCGTTTTCTTTGACCGATCCTGGTACAATCGTGCCGGTGTGGAACGTGTAATGGGATTTTGCTCTCCCAATGACTATCTGGAATTCATGCGGCAATGCCCCGAGCTTGAGCGAATGCTCGTACGCACCGGTACTCGCCTGTTTAAGTACTGGTTCTCCGTCACGCGGGAAGAACAGCTGCGGCGCTTCAAATCGCGCGAGCACGATCCTCTCAAACAATGGAAGTTGTCGCCCATCGACAAAGCGTCCCTCGACAAATGGGACGACTATACGGAAGCCAAGGAAGCGATGTTCTTCTATACGGACACTGCCGACGCGCCTTGGACAATCGTGAAGTCCGACGATAAGAAGCGCGCAAGATTAGGCTGCATGCAGCACTTTCTGAGCAGCCTCAGCTATCCGAGAAAGAACTCCAAGATCGTGACCGGCCCTGATCCGCTGATCGTTGGTTCGACGAGCCACGTCATTGGGCGCGACGAGTCCATTTTGGGAAAAACGCTTCATCCCGAGAAACGTCGCGGGTCTCATAAAAGGTAA